The following coding sequences are from one Arcobacter sp. CECT 8986 window:
- the smpB gene encoding SsrA-binding protein SmpB, whose product MAKEKNKDLVFKNKKAFHDFFILDTYEAGIALEGSEVKAIREGRVNLKDSFVRIIKGEIFLLNAHISHLSTAHTTYRPDERRSRKLLLHKKEIEKIFSKVTKDGVTTVALKMYFNSKNMVKVQIATAQGKKLHDKREDLKQKTMQRETQQALKNWK is encoded by the coding sequence ATGGCAAAAGAGAAAAATAAAGATTTAGTTTTTAAAAATAAAAAAGCATTTCATGATTTTTTTATTTTAGATACATATGAAGCAGGTATTGCATTAGAAGGTAGTGAAGTAAAAGCTATTAGAGAAGGAAGAGTAAACCTAAAAGATAGTTTTGTAAGAATTATCAAAGGTGAAATTTTTCTTTTAAATGCACATATCTCTCACTTAAGTACTGCGCACACTACATATAGACCAGATGAGAGAAGAAGTAGAAAACTGCTACTTCATAAAAAAGAGATTGAAAAAATTTTCTCAAAAGTGACAAAAGATGGAGTAACTACTGTAGCTCTTAAAATGTATTTTAATTCTAAAAATATGGTTAAAGTACAAATTGCTACTGCACAGGGTAAGAAACTTCATGATAAAAGAGAAGATTTAAAACAAAAAACTATGCAAAGAGAAACACAACAAGCATTAAAAAATTGGAAATAA
- the ccoN gene encoding cytochrome-c oxidase, cbb3-type subunit I has translation MQNGARIEYDYSVAKAFTFATILFGIIGMTIGVILAFQLAFPSLNNLAGEYGTFSRLRPLHTNGVAFGFTLSGIFATWYYVGQRVLKVSLKESPFLMTIAKLHFVLYFVTILLAVVTLFMGLTTSKEYAELEWPLDILVVLWWVLWGVSIFGLIGIRRERTLYISVWYYIASFIAIAMLYLFNNMEVPTYFVSGGIGSWIHSVSMYSGTNDALVQWWYGHNAVAFVFTVPIIAMIYYFLPKESGQNVYSYKLSILAFWGLLFVYLWAGGHHLIYSTVPDWMQTMGSVMSVVLILPSWGSAINMLLTMKGEWQQLQTNTLIKFMVLASTFYMLSTIEGPIQSIKSVNAIAHFTDWIPGHVHDGVLGWVVFMVMAALYHMAPRMYGREIYSKSLMDTQFWLQTTGIVLYFTSMWIAGITQGMMWRAYDEYGSLVYSFIDTVTVLHPYYTIRAVGGLLYLIGFFMFAYNMYKTATSGRILDKEPVNASPVAA, from the coding sequence ATGCAAAACGGTGCAAGAATTGAGTATGATTACTCAGTTGCAAAAGCCTTTACATTTGCAACAATTTTGTTTGGTATCATTGGTATGACAATCGGTGTTATATTAGCATTTCAATTGGCATTCCCTAGCTTAAATAATTTAGCTGGAGAGTATGGTACTTTTAGTAGATTGAGACCATTACACACTAATGGTGTTGCATTTGGGTTTACATTAAGTGGTATTTTTGCTACATGGTATTATGTTGGTCAAAGAGTTTTAAAAGTTTCTTTAAAAGAATCTCCATTCTTAATGACTATTGCAAAATTACATTTTGTGTTATATTTCGTAACTATTCTTTTAGCTGTTGTGACTTTATTTATGGGTCTTACAACTTCAAAAGAGTATGCTGAGTTAGAGTGGCCACTAGATATCTTAGTTGTATTATGGTGGGTTCTTTGGGGTGTTTCTATTTTTGGACTTATTGGTATAAGAAGAGAAAGAACACTTTATATCTCAGTTTGGTATTACATTGCTTCATTTATTGCTATTGCAATGTTATATTTATTTAATAATATGGAAGTTCCAACATATTTTGTTTCTGGTGGAATTGGTTCTTGGATTCATTCAGTTTCTATGTATTCTGGAACAAATGATGCATTAGTACAATGGTGGTATGGACACAACGCAGTTGCATTCGTATTTACTGTTCCTATTATTGCAATGATTTATTATTTCTTACCAAAAGAATCAGGACAAAATGTTTATTCTTATAAGTTATCTATTTTAGCGTTCTGGGGATTATTATTTGTTTATTTATGGGCTGGTGGACACCACCTTATTTATTCAACAGTTCCAGACTGGATGCAAACAATGGGTTCTGTAATGTCAGTTGTTCTTATTTTACCATCATGGGGATCTGCTATTAATATGCTTTTAACTATGAAAGGTGAGTGGCAACAATTACAAACTAATACATTAATTAAATTTATGGTTCTTGCTTCAACATTCTATATGTTATCAACAATTGAAGGTCCAATCCAATCAATTAAATCTGTTAATGCAATTGCACACTTTACAGACTGGATTCCAGGTCACGTTCATGATGGTGTATTAGGATGGGTTGTATTTATGGTAATGGCAGCATTATATCATATGGCACCAAGAATGTACGGAAGAGAAATTTATTCTAAATCATTAATGGATACTCAATTCTGGTTACAAACAACTGGTATTGTTTTATACTTTACTTCTATGTGGATAGCTGGTATTACACAAGGTATGATGTGGAGAGCTTATGACGAATATGGTTCATTAGTTTACTCTTTCATTGATACTGTAACTGTATTACATCCATATTATACAATTAGAGCTGTTGGTGGGTTATTATACCTAATTGGTTTCTTTATGTTTGCATACAATATGTATAAAACAGCGACATCAGGTAGAATACTTGATAAAGAACCAGTAAATGCTTCACCAGTAGCAGCTTAA